Sequence from the Cloacibacillus sp. genome:
CGGTCCCCGGGGGCTACCTGCCGCCCCGGCTCGTTTACGGTGACGCCGTTTATCTTTACCCGTCCCGCGGTTATATATTCTTCAACCTTACGGCGCGCCCCCGCGCCGCACATCGCCAGATATCTGTTTAAGCGTACGCTTTCGTCACTCATCACTCTGCTCCATCTCTCCCTCTTCCGCCGGAGTCTCCCCTATGGCGGGAAGTTCCTCGTCGTCTTCGTAGTCCTCGCGCAGCTCCTCAAGCGTCGGCAGAGTGCTGATGCTCGAAAGGCCGAATATTTCTAGGAATTTATTGGTTGTGCGGTATCGCCGCAGGGATTTTCTCTTGTTCTCGCGGCGCAGCCTGTCGATGAGGCCGTTTTTCAGCAGCGTCTCGACGACGCGGTCGCAGCGCACGGAACGTATCTCCTCAATCTCCGCCATCGTGATAGGCTGATTGTAGGCGATCACCGAAAGGGTCTCGAGCGCCGCGCGGGAGAGCCGGATACGCTGCATTGAGAGGTAGGCCGAGAAGCTCTCCACCGTGTCGGCGAGGTCGGGGGCGGTCGCCATCTGCCAGCCTCCAGCGAGGTTCAGCAGCGTCAGCCCCCGGCCCTTCGCGTAACTGTTCTTTATCGCGGCGACGGCGCGCTCCACACGCTCCAAAGAGACGCCCAGGTGATCGGCCATCGTCGCCGCCGAGACGGGCTGGGGCGAGACGAAGAGCAGCGCCTCTATCTGCCGTTCAAGAAACCCCATATTTTCGTTTTCTTCAGTCAGCGGCAATCTCAACACCTCCAAGTGTCTCAGTCTGGATTATATGCACCATACCGAGACGCGACATCTCCAGCAGCGCCAGCAGGGTGACGATCAGCGTTTTAGGGTTGCGGTCGGCGAGCAGCTCCCGCAGAGACAGCCTGCGCCCGCGCACGATCCGCAGCAGCTCGTCCATGCGCTCCTCTATCTGCCGCTCCTCGGGGACCGCGTCTGGTATCTCATCCCAAAGCATTGTATCTTCGTCGTACTCGGCGGCGCGTGTCCGCTCCTCGTAGAGGGCCAGTATCTCCCACCATTTCGAGGCGAGCGTCTCAAGGTCGCCGATATCGTAATAGTAGTTATCCTCTTCGTCCGTCACGCGCAGGAAACAGCGCTCGCGCCGCTCCTTCGCGGCGGCCAGCCAGCGCGCCGCGGCGCGGAATGGCCGGTATCTGCGGATGATCGCCTCCAGCTCCTCCTCCGTCTCGATATAATCACCGAGGAGGGAGTCGTCTGGCTCTTCCGGTTCCTGCCCGGGAAATAGCGAGTGTACCTTACGCAGCAGCAGGCGGCTCGCAAAGGAGAAAAATTCCGCCATTTCGTTGAGGGTGGCCCCTTTAGCCTGCACAAGAAAGTTTATATACTGTGTGACCAGCTCCGTTAGATTGAGCTTCAGCGCGTCCATCTCGCGCGACTCCACAAGATGGCAGAGCAGATCCAACGGACCGGAAAAGCTGCCCAGACGGACCTCAAATCCCGCCGCTTTGTTTTCTCCGTTATTTTCTAAAGTCTTTTCCTCTTCCACCGGATTTCCTTAATGTATGAGGTTCATCGCCGAGTAGACGTCTTCCATCGTACCCTCGGCAACCCTGCGCGCGCGCGCCGCCCCCGCCTCAAGTATCTGTTTGAGGTCGTCGGGGCGCTTCGCGAGCTCAGCGCGGCGCTTCTGGATGGGGTCCATCATCTCCGCGAGATGCACCATCAGCTTCTTTTTGCAGTCGACGCAGCCGATGCCGGCGCTCAGGCAGCCCTCGTGGAGCTCCGCGAGCTCCTGCGCGTCCCTGTTGAAGAACTTATGCACGTCCCAGATGGGGCATTTTTCCGGCGTCCCTTTGTCGGTCCGGCATTCGCGCGCCGGGTCGGTCGTCATCGTGCGCACCTTGCCCCAGATCGTCTCCATATCCTCGGCGATCTGCAGTGAATTACCATAGGACTTGCTCATCTTGCGGCCGTCGGTGCCGGGCATCTTCGCGGCGGGGGTCAGCAGCGTCTCCGGCTCGGGGAAGACCTCGCCGTAGAAGCTGTTGAAGCGGCGCGCGACCTCGCGCGTCAATTCAAGATGAGCGCTCTGATCCTCGCCCACCGGCACACCCCACGACTTGTAGAGCAGGATGTCCCCCGCCATCAGCACTGGATAGCCCAGGAAGGCGTAGGTCGAAAGATCTTTGTTCTGAAGGTTGAGGATCTGTTCCTTATATGTCGGGCAGCGCTGAAGCCATCCAAGCGGCGTGATCATCGAAAGCGCGAGGTGGATCTCCGCGTGCTGCTTGACGTGCGACTGGATGAAGATCGAAGACTTTTCAGGGTCGACGCCGACCGCGAGCCAATCGAGCAGGATCTCATAGCAATTTTCCTTTACCTTGCTGGGATCGGCATAATCGGACATCATCGCGTGCCAGTCGACAATGCCCCAGAAGCAGTTATATTCGTTCTGCAGCTTTACCCAGTTGATGAGCGCCCCCGCCATATGGCCGTAATGGAGCCGCCCGGTTGGCCTCATGCCGCTGAAGATCCTCTTTCTGTCATCCATCTCACAAAACATCCTTTCTATTTACATACGTTACATACAACTTCCGGCCGTTGCCGGATTATTTCCCGCTATACGCGCCCGTGGGTAAAGGGGGCGTTCTTCTCCTCTATCAACCGGACGGGAAGTCCCGTCTCGCATTCGATGACGGTCCGCAGCGCCGGCAAAGAGGCCCGTTCCATCTCGCCGTGGTCGGTACTCACGAGAGAGAGCCCAGCGTCGAGCGCCTCCTGGCGGTGGTGGTAGGCGATATCGGAGGTGATGAAGCAGTCCGCTCCCAGTGAGAGCGCCGCGGGCCAGAATTCCTGACAGGCGCCGCCGCCAAGCGCGATCCTTCTCAGCAGCCGTTCCCCGTCGCCGTAAACGGTAAAATTGGCGAGATGCCACCGTTCACTCAATATATCGGAAAGTTCGCCGAGCCTTATGGGAGAGGCAGGATCTCCAACTGCTCCCATTCCCCAAGCTCCCGACTCCGATGGTGACAGCGGCGCGATATTCTTGAGCCCCAGCAGCGAGGCGAGAGCAAAATTCACGCCCTCGGGTGACGAGTCCCAGTTGGTATGCGCCGCGTATATCGCGACACCGCCGCGAATCGCGGAGAATACCGTCCGTCCGACGTAGCTGTCGTTCACCACCGATTTCAGCGGGTGAAATATAAGCGGATGGTGCGTCACGAGCAGGCCGCAGCCCAGCGCGGAGGCGGCGGAGACCGTATCCGCGGTCGCGTCAAGCGAGAGGGCGATACCGGTCATCTCCGCGCCGGGGTCGCCCACGGCAAGGCCCGGATTATCCCACGGTTCCGCCCAGCTCTTCGGTATTCTTTTTTCTATTCTGGTTATTATCTCAGAAAGTTTCATTTCAGCACCCCGTTTCGTTACATCGAATAATTGTATAACAGCCGAGGGGTAACGTCAAAGCAAAATGCACCGGGCAGGGCCGACGTATCAAAGAGAGTTGGACGCGCGTATAAACGCCGATTTCCTGCTGGCGGGAAAGAGAGATAAATTGTGATTTAGCTTCCGTCCTTATAGCCTCCCTGGCCGCCTCTGAGAGGGAGCCAAAAACCTTTGATAAACTGCTATTTACATCCCACGAAGAAAACCGCTGTTTATCTTCTCTGTCCATTATTGTACGTTTGACCCCATGCCGGTATCCGCCAAACCTCTCACCGTTCTTTGTCAGCAATGTTCTTTTTTAAAGTAAAAGTTCGGAGAAAAAAACTCCTCTCCGAACTCTCTGTTTGCTATGACTGAATTCTGCGGCGTGTAATTTTAAGCCAACTTCTCCGCGATCTGCACCGCGTTGAGCGCCGCGCCCTTTCTCAGGTTGTCTCCGACGACCCACATCGCGAGCGCGTTGTCGAGGCCGGTGTCGCGTCTGATGCGGCCGACGCAGACGTCGTCTTTGCCCGCCGTATCGACTAGCAGCGGGTATTCAGCATTTTTCGGATCGTCGCGCACGACGACGCCGGGGGCTCTGCTCAGTATATCGCGCGCCTCGGCGGGGCTGAGAGGACGCTCAAACTGCGCCGTTACGCTTTCGCCGTGGCAGCGGAAGATGGGAACGCGCACAGTGATGCCGCTGACGCGCAGATCGGGGATGTGCATGATCTTGCGCGATTCGTTGACCATCTTCCACTCCTCCTCGGAGATGCCTTCGTCGTCGAACGCCCCGATATGCGGCAGGAGGTTGAAGGCGATGCTGTGCGGATAGACGTCGTCCTTATATTCCTCGCCTTTGATCGCCGCCTTCGCGCCGTCGCGCAGCGACTCGATCGCCGCTTTGCCGGTACCGGCGACCGACTGATAGGTGCTGATGTTGATGTATTTAAGCCCCGCCGCCTGGTGGAGCGGATAGAGGACGACGACCGCCTGTATCGTCGAACAGTTAGGGTTAGCGATGATCCCCTTGTTCTTCGCCATTGAGACGTCGGCGGCGTTTATCTCGGGAACGATGAGCGGCACTTCGGGGTCCATGCGCCAGGCGGAGCTGTTGTCAATGACGACCGCGCCGCTCGCCGCGGCGACGGGGGCCCACTGCTTGGAGGTCTTGCCTCCCGCCGAAAAGAGCGCGATGTCTACGCCCTTGAACGAATCTTCGCCGACCGCCTGCACCGTTATCTCCTCACCGTTGAAGACGACCTTTTTGCCAGCAGAGCGCGGCGAGGCGAGCGGGACAAGCTCGGAGACGGGGAATTTACGCTGTTCCAGCGTGTAGAGCATTTCGCGCCCGACGAGCCCCGTCGCGCCGAGCACCGCCACTCTCTTGCCGCTCATTAGAAGGCCACCTCGTCGATGAAGTGGTCGTGCAGTTCGCGTACCGCGTCGTCCGCGCGTGAACTGCCGACGACGCAGGTGATGGCCAACGCCGTGGAGGCGATCATCTCAATATTTATTCCCGCCTCGGCGAGGATGTTAAACATCTTCGAGGGAATCTCGGGGTGGTTCGCAATGCCCGCGCCGACGATGGAGACACGCGCGATCTCCGTATCAAAGGAGACGCCCTGCGCGTCTATCTCGCGGCAGAGTTCGCGGCAGACCTGGCTCGCAACCTCGAGGCTCGTCTTTTTGACGAGGAAGCCGATATCGTTGACGCCGCCGCGCATGTAGTTCTGGATGATCATCTCCGCGCCAACACCCTTTTCCGCGAGGTTCGCGAAGAGACGCGCCGCGATGCCGGGGATGTCGGGCACCCCGAGAAGCACCACCTTCGCTACCTTCATATCCTGTATGACTACCTTTATAATAAGTCCCTCTGTTACCGGATTGCTCATTACCCATGTACCCTCCTCTTCCACAAAGCTTGAACCGACATAAAGCGGTATTTCATAGCGCGCCGCCATCTCGACGCTGCGTGCCTGGAGCACCTTCGCACCCTGCACCGCCATCTCCATGCACTCGTCAAAGCCCAGCTGCGACAGCTTCTTGGGATTCTTCACGATGCGGGGATCGCCAGTCATGATCCCGGTGACGTCCTTGAGCAGCTGGCAGGAGTCCGCGCCGAGCGAAGCCGCGAGCGCGACCGCCGAAAGGTCGGAGCCTCCGCGCCCGAGCGTGATGACGTCGCCGTTGTCGGTGATCGCCTGAAAGCCGGTGATGACGGCGACGGAGCCCTCGTTGATCGTCTTTTCGATGGCGTCGGGCTCTATACGGTAGATACGCCCCTCCATCGGGAAGCCCTTAGCCCTGATGCCGGCCTGGAGGGCGGTAAACGACTGCGCGGGGATTCCGTACTGTTTCAGCGCGAGCGCCAGCAGCGCCACGCTCTGCTGTTCGCCGGTGGCGAGCAGCTGGTCCATCTCGCGGCCGTCTTTTTCCGTCGCGACGTCGCTCGCGAGCGCCAACAGCTCATCAGTCATGTTTCCCATCGCCGAGACGACGACGGCGACGCGGAAACCCTTATCGCGGATCTTTTTTACGATCTGCGCGACATGCCTCATCCTCTCGGAATCGGCGACCGACGAACCGCCGAATTTAAGCACTGTGAGCGGTAATTTTTCCCATTCCATTATCTGCACCCCCCGGCTTTGTCCGCGGTACCCGGTTCACATGAGCAAACGTCGGTATTTCCTTTAGGGGACAAACCTGCGGCGGCTGCCAGAGCCTCCGCAAGCTCCATGCTGACGTCGACGCGCGCGCCCTGGGCGCTTCCGTCAAGGACGAAGAACTGCGAACGCACGCCGTATTCGGTGAAGGTGCGGCACATCGCCTCCGCGACGCGCTGGGTCGTTCCCTTGACGAGCGCGATGACGCTGGGGCCGGAACCGCTGATCGCAACGCTGAGGCATTCGGGCAGCGCCTCGACGCGCGAGAAGATAACCTCGCCGCCCGAGAAAAGTTTACTGCGGTAGGGCTGATGGAGCTTGTCGTCCATCCCCCATTTAAGATAGTCCCACTTGCCGGTGGCCCAGGCCGCCGTGAGCAGCGCCGCGCGCCCGACGTTGAAGACCGCGTCTCCGAAGGGGACCTCTTTGGGCAGCGCCTTGCGCGCATCCGAGGTTTTGACGCGTTCGTCGGGAACTGCGACGACGCATAACACCTCCGGCGGCAGCGCCGGCAGGTTGACGTAGCGCAGATCCTGTCCGTCCCAGCAGCTCACGACCATGCCGCCAAGATAGCAGGGGGCGACGTTGTCGGGATGGCCCTCGACGACGGTCATCGCGCGCAGCAGCTCGTCCTCGTCGGCCTCGTAGCCGGTGAGGTATTTGGCGATGAGCACGCCCGCGACGACGGCGCCCGCCGAACTTCCTAAGCCGCGGCAGAGCGGGATGATGTTGTGACACCAGAGCGAGAAGCCCGGCCCCTTCACCTTCCAGCGTTCGCATGTATCCTCATAGGCTTTGACGACGAGGTTCGCCTTCGGCGAAGACAGCTCACGGCTGCCCTCGCCATGCGCCTCGACCTCGTATTCACCCGCGGGGCGCAGCTCTATGACCTTAAATATATTGTAGAGGGAGACCGCCATCCCGATCGCGTCGAAGCCGGAACCGAGGTTCGCGCTGGTGGCGGGCACCCGTAATGTTATGAGAGGGTTCACCTCTTCATCACCTCCAGAAGTTCTTCAAGGCTGTCGCCTATCTCTATCGGACGTCCAACCTGCGACATCGCGGTGTCTGGATCTTTGAGGCCGTTGCCGGTGAGAATCATCACCACGGTGATGCCCTGCGGCAGCCGCCCCTCCTTCTTGAGCTTCACAAGCCCCGCGAGCGGGGCGCAGGAGGCCGGCTCGGCGAATACGCCCCCCTTTGAAGAGAGCAGCAACTGGGCGGCAAGTATCTCTTCGTCGGTAACGGAGTTGAATTCGCCCGCCGACTGCGTGACAGCCTCCTTCGCGAGGTGGGCGCTGACGGGGTTGCCGATACGGATCGCCGTCGCCACCGTCTCGGGATTCGGGCAGGGTTCGCCCGTCACGAGCGGCGCCGCCCCCGCCGCCTGGAAGCCCATCATGCGCGGCAGTTTATCTATCTTTCCCAATTCCTGATACTGTCGGTAACCGGCCCAGTAGGCGCTGATATTTCCCGCGTTGCCGACGGGGATCGCGTGCCAGTCGGGGGCCCTGCCGAGCGATTCGCAGATCTCCCAGGCTCCGCTTCGCTGACCCCAGAGACGATAGGGGTTCACAGAGTTGACGATCGCGTAGCCCTCCTTTTCGGCGGCCTCGCGCGCCATCTCCAGCGCGTGGTCAAAGTTGCCGTTGACGGCGATAACCGTGGCCCCGTACATTAGGGCCTGCGCGAGCTTTCCGAGCGCGACCTTTCCCGCCGGAAGCAGGACGAAGCATGGCACGTTCGCGGCGGCGGCATAGGCCGCGGCGGAGGCGGAGGTGTTTCCCGTGGAGGCGCATACAAGGGCCTTCGCGCCGCCCTCAAGGGCCTTCGCAACGGCCATGACCATACCTCGGTCTTTGAATGAACCGGAGGGGTTGCAGCCCTCAAGTTTTGCCCAAAGCTCTATACCAAGCAGTTTGCTGATATTGTCAAGACGAACAAGCGGCGTCGAACCTTCGCCCAGCGTCAGCTTCGGCGTCTTTTCAGTCACCGGCAGCAGCTCCGAATATCTTTCAATTACTCCCATGATGTTTCCTCCTTTTATGCACTTCGCGCAAGTATAAAAATTGCCGCCTCCGTACCGGCAGTACAGGAGGCGGCATAATAAACGGCGTCGCGGTTCCACTCCATTCGGCCGCGCAAGGACGGCCCTCGTCTGCGCTGTACAGGGCGCACCCTGACGCCTTATCGGCACTGACACCACTTCGGCATCCGCTCAGGGGTGGTCTTCGAATCCATACCGGCAAAGATCTTTCAGCAATTCGATCTTCTCTCTGTGGAGGTGATGAACTTTACTATCCCCATCATCGCATCGTGATTATTAAGTTCGTTGGTGGAATTTATACTACTCATTAAGCAAATTGTCAAGCATATTTTTATGTTTGATATTTTTCCCGCTTTCTGTTAGAATTTACAAGAATTTAGAGACACTTCTTATTTAGGTGGGATATCAATGGCTAAAGCGGCAGACGATAAAGTGGTAATGACTCGGGACGGCTATGAAAAGCTGAAAGCGGAACTCGTTTCCCTCCGCGGTGACGGACGTGCGGAGATAGCCGCAAAACTCGAAGAGGCGCGCACTTTCGGCGATCTCAGCGAAAACGCGGAATACCACGCGGCAAAGGAAGAGCAGGAAAAGCTTGAGAACCGCGTGCTCCAGCTGGAGTACCAGCTCAGCAAGGCGCAGATAGTGGAGACCGCGGATATCGACACCAGCATCGTCAGCCTAGGCACTACGGTGACGCTCGCGGACCTCGATCTCAAAAAGACCTTCGTATATACGCTAGTGGGCACAGAAGAGGCGGACATTAAGGATAACCGCATCTCCGCGGCAAGCCCCGTCGGCAAGGCCGTGATGGGCAAACGCGCCGACGATGAGGTGATGGTTAGGACCCCCCGCGGCATCCGCCATCTCAAGGTCGTCAAGATTCAGCTGAAGTAGCGTTCCGAAAGAGAAAGACCAAGAGCCTGCGCGATAATTTCACGCAGGCTCTTTTCTCGTTTCAGGAATATTTTCTGATTCTCCTTATCCCCGGTCGATAGCGAATGAAAATCGGCTCACTTCGTCAAGAAACTCGCCGAAAGACAGGCCGTAGGCCTTCGCCGACTTCGGCACAAGGCTCGTCGCGGTCATTCCAGGCGCGGTATTGACCTCAAGAACGTAGAGGTCACCCTCCGGCGTGACGCGGAAATCAACACGGCTGTACGAACGGCAGCCAAGCGACCTGTGCGCTATCACGGCGAGGGCCGCCAACCTGTCGTTGGTCTCCGCCGAAAGGTCGGAGGGGCAGATATACTCCGTACAACCGGAAGTATATTTATTTTTGTAGTCATAGAAGCCGCTCCTCGGTTTGATGTGTATCGCAGGCAGCGCGAATATCCCTCCGCCGAGACTCTCCATCACCGGCACCGTAGCCTCTTCACCCTCGATGAACTCCTCGACGAGCGCCTTCGGCTCCGACTGCCAGGCAAGTTCCAGCGCCGCGCCGTATCCGGCGATATCGGAGAGGATGGTTACGCCGACGGTGCTTCCGCCGCCGTTCGGCTTCACGATTATCTTACCGTATCTGCGAAGATATTCCTCCGCCTGTCCGCGCCCCTCTTCCCCGCGCGTGGCGATGAAGCCGCTGGGTACCTGCAGGCCGGCGTTGGCAAAGATGAGCTTCGCGGCCGTCTTGTCCATCGAGAGCATACATGCCTCCGGACCGGAACCGGTATATGGGATGCCGAAGGCCTCCAGGACCGCCTGTATCCTTCCGTCCTCGCCCCAGCCGCCGTGGAGGGCGATAAAGACGCCGTCAGCCTTATAGCCGGGCCAGTTTTTGACAAATTCGCTTATGGAGGTGATATCGCAGAGTTCGGCCTCGTAACCGAAATCCGCAAGCGCTTTGGCGACAGCCGCCCCCGAGTTCAGCGAAACCTCGCGCTCCGGGCTCACGCCGCCGCACAATACGACTGCTTTCATGATCGTTGCTGCTTCCTCTCACTGTAAATTTTAAAAATCTTCCTTTACGCTCTCGTTGCTGTCCGAACCAAACTCAAGCTTATATTCCGGATAGGCGTTGATATAGAAGGTTAGGCCAAACTCTGTCTTATTTTTCTCATCTGATTTATTGTCGCGGTACCATATCTGCCACGTTATACAGTGCTTATCGTAGGTGAGGGTGTAACGAACAGACGATATCTTGTCGGCCTGCAGGTCATAGTTGCCGCTGACGGCAAAATTCCACTTTTCCCACGAGGCGCCCAGCGGCAGAGGAAAGGAAATGCTCTGGCTGAATGACTCGCTGTCAGAATAATTGTCCCACAGCATCGGGCTTCCTCCGTCCGCCCAGCGGCGGTAGTAGGTGCTCGCGAGGCTGAAGTCGCCGATCTTATAGCTGAAACCGAACCAGGCGTTGGTGACATCCTGCGTCCTGTCCTTATCATAATAGTCGTAGCGCGTATATCTCGCGCCGTAGAAAGGTTTGAATATCCACAGGGACCACTTCGGCTGCCCCTGGTATTCCGCTCCGTAGGCAAGGCGATCCGTCCACTCGCCGTCTTTGGAGAAGTTGTCGCTGTATTTTCCCAAAATGCCGAAGATACGGAACTGCCCGCCGGAGACCCCGTCTTTGAACCAGGGGGTATGCAGATAAAATTCAGGCTTGCGCCAGACGTCGTAGTCGACTGAGACGTCCGGTTCTATCTCGTTACCGACAAGGTCGCGCTCGGCCCACCAAAGTCTCGCTAGCCAGCCGTTTTTCTCATACAGCAGCCCCCACGCCGGACGCCAGAGGGTATCGTCCGTATCTTCATTGTAAAGATGCTTCGCTGAGGCAAAGAGGGACAACGAGTCCATTATCTCATAGTTGTAATTGAATCTTGCCTCCCAGATACCCTTGCTCCAGTAGAGGCCGGCGACGTCAAGCTCTCCTATGTCCCCCATATCGATGGGACCTTTTATACCGAAGCCCATACCCTTATTAGAACTGTAGCGGATTATCGGCATCAGGGCGTCGCGGTTTCTCTTGCTGTTTGCGATATAGTCGAAGGGATAGGCCATGATCAGCGTCTTGCCGATATAAAATTTCGGCTTTTTGATGACCGTGCGCTTACCAGGATAGACGACCACCTTTTTAGAGACAAGACGATAGTGCGGATTTGTGAAATCGCAGGTGGTCGATGTCACGCCGAGCCATTCGGCGACGTCCTCGGATTCGCTCTGCTTCTTCTTTTTTCTCGGCGCACGCACAATGCCAAGCTTGACGGCATCCTCTATCGGCATAAGCCGCACGGTACCGCCCTGCATGTACATCGCCTCGGACTTGCCCGAAACCTGAGTCAGCACGCCGCGGCGCGTCTCCATATTGTATTTTAGATGTTTGCCGGTAAACCTATCGCCGCCGGACATGATTACGACGTTCTCACGGTGGTCGGAGTAGGCGTCCACTATATTTGTATCGGCGTCGTATTCGGCGTAGGGGGCGAAGAGGCGCACCTCTTTGTTTCTTACCTTAACGTTGCCCTCCGCCGTCGCGAGGCCGGTCTTTTCACTGTAGCTGATCTCATCCGCGTCAAGGAATACCTCGTTGGGCGGCTGTTTCGGCGTATCGTCCGCGCCCTCGGACGGTATGTACATCGGGGCCGGTTCGCCCTTGTCGTCGGCAAATGAGGGCGCCGCCTGCGTAAAAAAAATTGCCGCGCAGAAAAGGGCGACAAATAATCCCCTTCCGCCCCTCGTCAGCGATCGCTCCATGTTATAGTCCCTCCGTCTGTAAGCCGGCACTCGCCGCTTTTTGTATCATAGTATCCCTTTTTGCCGTCTATCACCATGCGTCCGTCTGTGAGCCTCACTCCGTCGTCGAAGTGCCACTTTTCGGCCGACGCCTCATATTTGACATTGCCCGACTTGAGGTTATATTCCTTGGCTGCCTCTTTCATCACGCCGTCGGCGCTGGTAAGCGATAGATCGTTGTTTTCGCGGGTAAAGGTCCCGTTGTCGGCGTAAATGTGCGTCACCTTGCCGGTTGGGTCCGTGATCGTCACGTCCATGGAGCTTCCGTAGACGATACCGTCTTTGTGTTCAACGCGCGGCGAGACCAGTTTCCATTTTTTTCCGCTGATCATCCGCTCAATTTCTATATTCTCCACCACCAGATCGGGGATCGGTATCTTGTTCATGGCGCTGAGATGGAGGTCGCGCCAAAGATAAAATGCC
This genomic interval carries:
- the lptC gene encoding LPS export ABC transporter periplasmic protein LptC: MLKGKISRKKFTVLTVILMIAVGAFYLWRDLHLSAMNKIPIPDLVVENIEIERMISGKKWKLVSPRVEHKDGIVYGSSMDVTITDPTGKVTHIYADNGTFTRENNDLSLTSADGVMKEAAKEYNLKSGNVKYEASAEKWHFDDGVRLTDGRMVIDGKKGYYDTKSGECRLTDGGTITWSDR